The proteins below are encoded in one region of Neodiprion virginianus isolate iyNeoVirg1 chromosome 7, iyNeoVirg1.1, whole genome shotgun sequence:
- the LOC124309361 gene encoding dedicator of cytokinesis protein 1 isoform X3 produces the protein MTSIWRKVKDLQGIAIHNFDEDGPYRLRLTVGEVVQMLQECDEWFYGCSKYKGNSGIFPKSYVHTSKISSSTEALTHEITSVLREWGHHWKHLYVTHSPHFRTIQEQILELIGYRSKILSATLTVDELKDMKRLATAKIDTGNQLLGLDMVVRDEHGNVLNPEQTSTIQLYYHHETATERIRKATISLKKKPVKSQLPVYSHIFFVSVRNFVCKMAEDVELLLTLYDGKDMKAITENYVVCWSREGLARDIDQLHNLRVLFTDLGSRDLSREKVYLVCYAVRVGSMYAKEIDHRRSSILQQNQKQRSSENMRRPFGVAAMDVTLFIAGKLEGDVETHHFIPFLQCCEKESLDGTLRKILGQKDTNSQKGNGNSSNAVGGQGLWVSIKLLRGDTKQVREENPHLVLGNVAIARKMGFPEVILPGDVRNDLYLTLNSGEFSKGSKSTDKNVEVTIKVCNERGVAIPGVMTLGGGAPPIDEYRSVIYYHEDKPKWFETFKIAVPIDEFRHAHLKFTFKHRSSNEAKDRSEKPFALSYVKLMQRNGTTLQDIKHELLVYKLDHKKYEETDATYLKLPSTQGELEELNAEKKLTQGPFTLSSKDNFSISTNVCSTKLTQNVDLLGLLKWASRQTDLKESLTALMKVDGEEVVKFLQDVLDALFNILMRNSDSDEYDDMVFGCLLYIIGLVSDRKYQHFQPVLDLYISENFSATLAYKKLITVLRKRIDSATNNDGQERDLLLKTMKSLQYCLRFVVKSRLLFAELNQDEEEFSQSLTELLKSIIDLMSHETDGTLLVQGACLKYLPTTIPHILQVYNKKQLSNILTDLLVTLPPGRLTKQKMMTVNDIVHSPLFLSPECRAILLPTITILVRSLLEAKEEVELCVKILSDILELTFRSDVGSTVSDVKEIMLTALRTVIQTVISMDRENPLVGNLVSVMLAIFRQMTEHHYDIYINQFGTPIDLLDFLMEILLVFKDLVSKSVFPSDWSEMIMLQNSIILKSLRFFSKTIRDYFFKNFEQQAWSNFFHCAIAFLTQPSLQLDTFSPTKRNRIVVRYKDMRRETAFEIRSMWFNLGQHKILFIPSLVGAILEMTLIPETELRIATIPIFFDMMQCEFYSSRITEGYGDTKRDPAHIKGNFSQYEDEMIAKLDILVEGGRGDEQFRVLWVQRMTALCKDHSTMREMGLRFVDIVARLMERLLQYRDIIHAESQEHRMLCTVNLLDFYSEINRKEMYIRYVNKLCELHLDCDNYTEAAYSLKLYSQLLDWSDQPLPPLLRSQRYDNRQTHRELKEALYYDIIDYFDKGKMWECALDVCKELAKQYEEETFDYSQMSVLLKRMASFYDSIVKQLRPEPEYFRVAYYGRGHPPFLQNKVFVYRGKEYERLSDFCSRILNQLPNAEQMNKLSPPGDDILESASQYVQINKVEPLMSEKKHRLSGKPVTAEAVLRHHRVNNVQRFRFSRPAPRRNSTITSSSTPSEKDAKDKDSGNNANEFASLWLERTVLVTSYPLPGILRWFPVTSSKTYLVSPLQNAIETMEATNKDLRDLIIQYRADSTLTLNPLSMKLNGVLDPAVMGGVDNYEKAFLNPEYRDSHADHSSELLKLESLIAEQIPLLGIGLELHKARAPTELGPFHQKLDQCFSAMRAHVEGKYGKRTCDLQIETMTQSVTMRRHQTLKGENHRLSEASVISNDGGTRSRVCSLTKSQVPTLKSFTSFNFNNSSPNSGTTNVSLTRNTSIRSNILSSASLKALANSNSGLSKKKDTKRRSSRKSDSAVSHKTDQPTSQWYTMPDLAQTPPTSLPSSNSQSTITTVFELRQELTPKRPLRSEVEKERRMSNRWSGQSHQYLRNTGNGLDPSGLGKGNRDSVGTTDSTASEDDPPPPLPIKTREADYCNLPDDTLIRNNKSEITSNSNRQNSQRIRCKPPAPPEPIVNQSTPPTPPPKPKRPAHSIQTVVLSMMSTDISTTDDSSTA, from the exons ATGACGTCAATATGGAGGAAAGTCAAGGATCTGCAGGGAATTG CTATCCATAATTTTGATGAAGATGGACCGTACCGGTTGCGGCTGACGGTTGGCGAAGTAGTTCAAATGTTACAAGAGTGTGACGAATGGTTTTACGGCTGTAGTAAATACAAAGGAAATAGCGGAATCTTTCCAAAGTCCTATGTGcacacatcaaaaatatctAGCAGCACGGAGGCACTCACGCACGAAATTACCAGCGTACTTCGCGAATGGGGACATCACTGGAAGCATCTATACGTC ACACACTCGCCGCACTTTCGTACAATACAAGAGCAGATTCTTGAATTGATTGGATACAGAAGTAAAATCCTGAGCGCCACTTTAACTGTAGACGAGTTAAAAGACATGAAGAGGTTGGCAACTGCAAAAATAGACACAGGAAACCAGCTGCTGGGCTTGGATATGGTCGTTCGTGACGAACATGGAAACGTTTTAAATCCGGAACAGACCAGCACTATCCAACTTTATTACCACCATGAAACGGCCACTGAAAGAATAAGAAAGGCGACAATAAGTCTGAAAAAGAAACCAGTGAAGTCTCAGTTGCCTGTGTACTCGCACATATTTTTTGTAAGCGTTAGAAATTTTGTCTGCAAAATGGCAGAGGATGTAGAACTACTCTTGACGCTTTACGACGGCAAGGACATGAAGGCGATAACAGAAAATTACGTGGTTTGTTGGAGCCGTGAAGGATTGGCACGAGATATCGATCAATTGCACAATCTAAGAGTGCTTTTCACCGATCTAGGATCTCGTGATTTGTCAAGAGAAAAGGTTTACCTGGTTTGCTATGCTGTTCGCGTGGGAAGTATGTATGCCAAGGAAATAGATCATCGAAGATCCAGCATATTACAGCAAAATCAAAAGCAAAGGAGCTCTGAAAACATGAGACGGCCTTTCGGCGTTGCCGCAATGGATGTTACTTTATTCATTGCTGGAAAGCTAGAAGGCGATGTGGAAACGCATCACTTCATCCCCTTCTTGCA ATGCTGTGAGAAAGAGAGTCTAGATGGTACATTACGAAAAATCCTTGGGCAGAAAGATACGAACAGTCAGAAGGGCAACGGCAACAGCTCAAATGCTGTAGGCGGTCAGGGCCTTTGGGTTAGCATAAAACTTTTGAGAGGTGACACTAAGCAG GTGCGTGAAGAAAATCCACACTTGGTACTTGGAAACGTGGCAATTGCTCGTAAAATGGGATTTCCAGAAGTTATTTTGCCGGGTGACGTCAGGAATGATTTATATCTTACTTTGAATTCAGGCGAATTCAGTAAAGGATCCAAATCTACTGACAAAAATGTGGAAGTAACG ATAAAAGTCTGTAACGAACGAGGTGTAGCCATACCTGGTGTGATGACTTTGGGAGGAGGAGCCCCACCCATTGACGAGTATCGTAGCGTAATCTACTATCACGAAGACAAGCCAAAGTGGTTTGAAACGTTTAAAATCGCTGTACCCATAGATGAATTCAGACACGCTCACTTAAAGTTTACCTTCAAACATCGTAGTTCGAACGAAGCAAAAGACAGGTCAGAAAAGCCGTTTGCTCTGAGTTATGTAAAACTGATGCAGCGCAACGGCACTACTCTGCAAGACATTAAGCATGAGCTACTAGTCTATAAATTGGACCATAAAAAGTATGAAGAAACGGATGCGACTTATCTGAAATTACCATCGACGCAGGGAGAATTG GAAGAATTGAATGCCGAAAAGAAGCTGACGCAAGGGCCGTTCACCCTTAGTTCAAAGGATAACTTCTCAATCTCAACCAATGTTTGTTCCACTAAACTAACGCAAAATGTCGATCTACTTGGTTTACTAAAGTGGGCATCGCGGCAGACAGACTTGAAAGAGTCTCTTACCGCTTTGATGAAAGTTGATGGTGAAGAAGTTGTAAAGTTCTTACAG GATGTTTTAGATGCGctgtttaatattttaatgaGGAATTCGGACAGTGATGAGTACGACGACATGGTTTTTGGATGCCTGTTGTACATCATTGGGCTGGTTTCGGACAGAAAGTACCAGCACTTTCAACCAGTCCTTGACTTgtatatctctgaaaatttctcagCAACTTTAGCTTACAAAAAGTTAATCACAGTATTGCGCAAGCGCATAGATAGTGCGACTAATAATGATGGTCAAGAACGAGATTTATTGCTTAAAACTATGAAAAGCTTGCAATACTGTTTAAGATTTGTTGTTAAATCACGACTTTTATTTGCTGA GTTGAATCAAGACGAAGAAGAATTTTCTCAGTCATTGACGGAACTATTAAAATCAATAATCGATTTGATGAGTCACGAAACTGATGGAACACTCTTGGTCCAGGGTGCTTGTCTAAAGTATTTACCAACCACGATACCACACATTCTCCAAGTTTACAATAAAAAGCAGCTCAGCAATATATTGACTGATCTATTAGTCACCCTGCCACCCGGTAGACtgacgaaacaaaaaatgatgacGGTGAACGACATAGTTCACAGTCCGCTATTCTTGAGTCCTGAATGCAGAGCGATACTCCTGCCCACTATTACAATATTGGTCAGAAGTCTCTTAGAAGCGAAAGAAGAG GTGGAATTGTGCGTTAAGATCTTATCTGACATTCTCGAGTTGACATTTAGAAGCGACGTAGGCTCGACAGTCTCCGATGTGAAAGAAATAATGTTGACGGCGTTGAGAACTGTCATTCAAACGGTCATTTCAATGGACAGAGAAAATCCTCTCGTGGGAAATTTGGTATCCGTGATGCTGGCCATTTTCAG ACAAATGACCGAACATCACTACGACATTTACATCAATCAATTTGGGACTCCGATCGATCTTCTGGATTTTCTCATGGAGATTTTACTGGTGTTCAAAGATCTTGTATCGAAAAGTGTATTTCCTAGCGACTGGTCCGAAATGATTATGCTTCAGAATAGTATAATTCTGAAATCAttgcgatttttttcgaaaacaatAAGAGATTATTTCTTCAAGAACTTTGAGCAACAAGCTTggtcaaacttttttcactgTGCGATTGCATTTCTTACGCAACCATCCCTTCAACTGGACACATTCAGTCCGACAAAACGCAATCGTATAGTTGTACGTTACAAAGACATGCGCAG GGAAACAGCGTTTGAAATTCGCTCGATGTGGTTCAACCTGGGACAACACAAAATCCTATTTATTCCTTCATTGGTTGGAGCAATATTAGAGATGACGTTGATTCCCGAAACGGAATTACGAATAGCTACTattccaatatttttcgacATGATGCAGTGCGAATTTTACAGTTCCCGAATAACCGAAGGTTACGGAGATACTAAACGTGATCCTGCGCATATAAAAGGAAATTTCTCGCAGTACGAAGACGAGATGATTGCAAAATTAGATATTTTG GTAGAAGGTGGTAGAGGTGACGAACAGTTTCGTGTACTTTGGGTACAAAGGATGACCGCTCTCTGCAAAGATCATTCGACAATGCGCGAAATGGGTTTGCGATTTGTTGATATTGTTGCTCGATTGATGGAAAGACTGTTGCAATACAGAGATATCATTCATGCAGAATCTCAGGAACATCGGATGCTTTGTACAGTCAACCTTTTAGACTTTTACTCTGAGATCAATCGGAAGGAAATGTACATCAG GTACGTGAATAAACTTTGCGAATTACATTTGGACTGCGACAACTATACAGAAGCTGCGTATTCCCTGAAACTCTACAGTCAGTTACTCGATTGGAGTGACCAACCTCTGCCGCCTTTGTTACGTTCTCAGAG GTATGATAATCGCCAGACGCATCGAGAATTGAAAGAAGCTCTCTATTACGATATTATTGACTATTTCGacaaaggtaaaatgtggGAGTGTGCTCTTGACGTCTGTAAAGAATTGGCAAAACAATACGAGGAAGAAACATTTGACTATTCCCAAATGTCAGTGTTATTGAAGAGAATGGCAAGCTTCTACGATTCCATTGTAAAACAGCTCAGACCGGAGCCGGAATACTTCAGAGTAGCTTATTATGGACGCGGTCATCCTCCATTTTTACAAAACAAG gTGTTTGTCTACCGTGGCAAGGAGTACGAACGGCTCAGCGATTTTTGTAGTAGAATTTTGAATCAACTGCCCAATGCCGAGCAAATGAACAAATTATCACCACCCGGCGACGACATACTCGAATCAGCTAGTCAATACGTTCAGATAAACAAAGTTGAACCTCtaatgagtgaaaaaaagcATCGTTTGAGTGGAAAACCAGTAACGGCTGAAGCGGTTCTTAG GCATCATCGAGTAAACAATGTTCAGCGGTTTCGATTCTCAAGACCAGCTCCGAGAAGAAATTCTACAATAACATCTTCGTCAACACCGTCAGAAAAAGATGCCAAAGATAAGGATAGCGGGAATAACGCTAACGAATTTGCCTCTTTGTGGCTCGAGAGGACAGTCCTAGTGACGAGCTATCCTCTGCCAGGAATATTACGATGGTTTCCAGTAACTTCGAGTAAAACATACCTTGTCAGTCCGTTGCAGAACGCTATTGAAACAATGGAAGCGACAAACAAGGATCTGAGGGACCTCATTATTCAATATAG AGCCGACAGTACCTTAACTCTGAATCCCCTAAGCATGAAACTAAATGGAGTACTAGATCCAGCGGTGATGGGAGGTGTCGACAACTACGAGAAGGCTTTTCTTAATCCCGAATACAGGGATTCCCATGCCGATCATAGTTCGGAACTATTGAAACTCGAGAGTCTTATAGCCGAGCAAATTCCCTTACTTGGCATAGGTCTGGAATTACACAAGGCCAGAGCACCAACTGAACTGGGACCTTTCCACCAGAAATTAGACCAGTGTTTTTCAGCTATGCGCGCCCACGTTGAGGGAAAATATGGAAAGAGA ACATGTGATCTCCAAATTGAGACTATGACTCAGTCGGTAACAATGAGAAGACACCAAACTTTGAAAGGAGAAAATCATCGACTATCCGAAGCAAGTGTTATCAGCAACGA TGGCGGAACTCGCTCCAGAGTATGTTCACTTACGAAATCACAAGTTCCAACACTCAAGTCATTCACATCGTTCAATTTTAACAACAGTTCACCAAACTCTGGTACCACGAACGTCAGTCTAACAAG aaaTACCTCAATTCGTTCCAACATCTTATCCTCGGCATCGCTCAAAGCATTGGCTAATTCAAATTCTGGATTAAGCAAGAAAAAAGATACGAAACGAAGAAGTTCCCGCAAGAGTGATTCGGCCGTCTCGCACAAGACCGATCAACCAACCAGTCAATGGTATACGATGCCTGATCTAGCTCAGACGCCTCCAACGAGTCTGCCTTCCTCCAATTCACAATCAACTATAACAACTGTTTTTGAGCTGAGGCAAGAG CTGACACCCAAACGACCGCTAAGATCTGAGGTAGAAAAAGAACGCAGAATGAGTAACCGCTGGTCTGGCCAGTCCCATCAGTATCTAAGAAACACCGGCAACGGATTGGATCCTAGCGGATTAGGCAAAGGCAACAGAGACAGTGTGGGAACTACGGACAGTACAGCTTCTGAGGACGATCCTCCACCACCGTTACCAATAAAAACACGCGAGGCTGATTATTGCAATTTACCCGACGACACGCTTATACGCAATAACAAATCCGAAATCACAAGCAATTCCAATCGGCAAAATAGTCAGAGAATTAGATGCAAACCTCCTGCACCTCCGGAACCAATTGTTAATCAATCGACTCCGCCCACTCCGCCACCTAAACCTAAACGGCCTGCGCACAGTATCCAAACAGTTGTGCTTTCGATGATGAGCACAGACATCAGCACCACCGACGATTCGTCAACCGCGTGA